Genomic segment of Bacteroidota bacterium:
TGTGAGTATAGCTACAAATAACAGGGATATAAACGGGCTGACTTTTTTTACAGAAAGAAAGATCTGTAATGCAATTGCAAGTATGATTATTAAAAATGTCATTTGTTAACGAACCGTGTTTATAAGTGTTCCGATATTGTCAATTGAAATTTTTATTTCATCCCCTCCTTTTAATGTAAAATCACTGCCGGGTACAATACCGGTACCTGTCATGATCAAACAACCATGCGGAAAACTACATTCACGATAAACAAATGAAACGAGTTCCTGCAGACTTCTTTTGATCTGGTTGATAGCGATAGAGCCTTCAAATACTTTTTTATTATCACGGTTGATTTCAAGAGCTATCAAGGTATTGCTGTCAAGCGGTTTGTCAGTAATATAAATACATGGCCCCAACGCAGCACATTCATCATAAGTTTTTGCCTGGGGTAAATACAATGGGTTTTCTCCTTCAATACTCCGGCTGCTCATATCATTGCCGATCGTATACCCAATTATTTTTCCTGATGAAGTAACCACCAGCGTCAGTTCCGGTTCAGGCACATCCCATGTTGAATCTTTTCTTATACGCACAAACGCATTGTGACCAACAATACGATGTGGTGTAGACTTAAAAAAAACTTCCGGTCGCTCCGCTTCATACACTTTTGCATAAAAATCAGCACCGCCAGATGCTTTGCTTTCTTCTTGTCTTCCGACTTTGCTGCGTAAATAGGTAACACCGCAGGCCCACAACTCCTGGTTGTTTCCGATTGGTGGCAACAATTCATTAAGCAACGACGCATCGCTGGGCTTTAATGTGCTGATCAGTTGTTCTGCTTTCTGCAACACATCATCGTCATTGATGAAGTTTTCCCACCCGATAGCTATCGGGTTTTCATTTGAGAAGTAAAACTGTGCATCCTTTTCAATAATAATTCCGTTTTTTGTTTTGTAGAGTCTCATGTATTAATTTCTTAGTTTTATTCTCAATACATACATATCATTTGTCACATACAACATCTTTTCATCAGGTGATAAGGCACAATTACTGGCTGAGTTCTCCAGTTTTATCATGCCCAATTTTTTTCCTTCTTTGTTAAATATATAAATGCCACCTGGTCCGGTGGCAAATACATTTCCATTTTTATCAATCTTTAAACCATCAGGTAAGCCGCCCATTGTTTTTGCTTCTTCGGCTGCACTGTAAAATATTTTACCATTAATTAAACTATCTCCCTTTACATCCCAAATATACCAGTTGGGTTTATTAGGATCAGAGCATGAAACAATTAGTTTTTGTCCAAAGGGTAAAAAGGCCAAACCATTTGGTCTCGTAATAGAATCTGTAAGGAGGACAACAGTTCCCCTTTCGCCTGGGTCATCCGAGTGTCCTTGTTGTTTTATTTTATAAACTCCATTGTGTTTAATTTCTTTTTTTGAATCGTTATCATCTTGGGTTTGTAATCCGTAAGGGGGATCGGTAAAATATAATTCCCCCCAGAAGTCGTAGACTGCATCATTTGGGCTACTGAAACGTTTACCATCATGTTTATCAGCTAATGTTATAAATTTTGCTTCAGGTTTATCCAATGGCGCATCCATTCTTGCCATTCTTCTATCACCATGCTGGCATAAAACAAGTTTGCCGTAATGGTCAAGTGTTAAACCATTACTGCCGGGTTCTTTACTTACAGGTGGTTCGATGCCTGTATAGCCCGATGGTTTCAGATAAACTTCTTTTCCTTTTGCCTCTGTCCATTTATAAATAGTATTCATTGGTACGTCGCTGAACAGTAACATTTGATGGGCTTCTACCCACAATGGCCCTTCGCTCCATTCAAAACCATCTGCGATGATCTCTATCTTAGCATCTTTGGAAATTATATTATCCAATTCTGCATCTAGTCGCTCAATGTTGCCCATTGGTTTAAATTTTTGTTCACTCTTTTCATTTTGCTGATTGTTATTGCATGACAACACAGCAATACTGAATATTAAACCGAAGATCGTTTTTATATACATAACTATTCTTTAGTGTGAATCCCTTGTTACAACTGAACCGGAACTTCCTTGCAGGAAATCGAGGTCAGCTCCTTTATCAGCACCCATTACATGTTTAATATACATACTCACATAACCCCTATCAGTAGCCGGTTTGGGAGGTATCCAATTCTTTCTTCTTTTTTCAAGTTCTTCATCAGAAACATCAAGATGCAATTTTCTTTGTTCAACATCCAGTTCAATCATATCACCATTTTGTACCAATGCAAGATTGCCTCCAATAGCTGACTCAGGTGATACATGCAGTACAGCAGTTCCATATGCAGTACCACTCATTCTGCCATCACTGATGCGGACCATATCTTTAATTCCTTTCTGTAATATCTTTTTAGGTAAAGCCATATTACCAACTTCCGGCATACCAGGATAACCTACTGGCCCTACATATTTCAATACCATTACACAGTTCTCGTCAATATCAAGATCAGGATCATCTACCCTTTTATTATAATCTTCTATGCTTTCAAATACAACAGCTCTTCCTTTATGTTTCATTAATGCAGGAGTTGCAGCTGATGGTTTCATGACGGCACCATTAAAGGCAAGATTGCCCTTTACCACCACGCAACCAGCTTCTGGTTTTATTGGCGAATCATATTTTGCAATTACGTCTTCATTGTAGCAGTCGGTGTTGCCAGTAATATTATCATGGTGATTTTTTCCGGTAACAGTAACTATATTTTTATGTAAATGATCTTTTAGTTCATTCAAAATAACCGGTAAGCCACCTGCATAATAGAAATCTTCCATTAGATATTTTCCTGAAGGCATCAGGTTTAACAGCAAAGGAATTTTGCTGCCGAGTGTATCAAAGTCTTCTAATTTTAAGCTAACGCCAATCCTTCCTGCAATTGCTGTTAAATGAATAATGAAATTAGATGAGCCACCAATAGCAGCATTTACTTTAATGGCGTTCTCAAATGCTTCTCTTGTCAAAATTTTATCAATTGTTAAATTCTCTTTTACCATTTCCACAATTCTTCTTCCACTGAGTTGCGCCATTTGTTTTTTTCTTGAATCAGCAGCAGGTATTGCAGAAGCTCCTGATAATGTTAATCCCAATGACTCTACCATACAAGCCATTGTTGATGCAGTGCCCATCGTCATGCAATGTCCAATGCTACGGCTCATACAACTTTCTGCAAACTCACAATCTTCCTGTGTCATCTTACCCGTCTTCATATCTTCATCAAACTTCCACACATGTGTTCCGCTGCCGATGGTTTGTCCTTTATATCTTCCATTCAGCATCGGCCCACCAGGAACAACAATCGTTGGCAAGCCCACACTTGCGGCACCCATCACAGTTGAGGGAGTTGTTTTATCACAACCAGTCAACAGCACCACACCATCAATCGGATTTCCACGGATAGATTCTTCCGCATCCATACTTGCAAGGTTGCGGAATAACATTGCTGTTGGTTTCAATAATGTTTCACCCAAACTCATGATCGGAAATTCAACAGGAAATCCGCCGGCTTCAAGCACACCACGTTTTACCATCTCAGCATGTTCACGAAAATGAGCATTGCATGGCGTCAGTTCACTGAATGTGTTACAGATCCCAATAACAGGCCGACCGTCAAACAGATCCGTTGGCATGCCCTGGTTCTTCATCCAGCTTCTATAAATAATTCCGTCTTTATCTTTTTTGCCAAACCAATCGTGACTTCGGAGTTTCTGACTCATATACTGTTTTGTTATTGTTAGTGAATGATTAAAGGTTATTTAAGTTTATAATTGTAATACTGCTTTATCCATTATCTGCATTGTAACCAATGCTTCCTCAAGACTGCAGGGATTATCAGTTTCTCCCCGAAAGAACTTTACCACCGTAGCTATATGCGGTTGCTGAATATGTACAGGATATTCCAGCTCGAAAACTTTTGTGCCTGCATCGGTCTTCAATTCAATTTTACTTATCTTAAAAAAACTAAAAAGGATACTTCCTTTATCGCCAATAATTTCACAAGAATCATCTGTAGCTGATTCGGCGATATTAAAATTCCAAACTCCATCAAAATAAATATCGTTATCAAAAGCAATATGTACCATCGTTAAATCCGGTGCATTATAATTCTTCCCCTGGTTGGCAGTCTGAATATTCACATGCTGCGGCATTCCGAATATCCAATATAAAATATCCAGCTGATGTGGTGACAGGTCATGAAACAAACCACCGCCTGATATTTCAGGATTGATGCGCCAGTTATCTTTTGTTTGTGTAATGATATTACTGGCTGGTGGTTGTAATGTTTTTAAAAGTATCAGTTTAATCTTCCCTATTGAACCATCCTGCACCAATTGCTTTATTGTTTTAAATAATGACAAACCTCTCCGGTAATGTGCCACACTTACTTTGCCACCATAATTTTTTTCCATTGCCATCATTCTTTCTACGGAAGAAGAGTTGATGGAAACAGGTTTTTCAATATAAACCGGTTTGCCGGCTTTTAACGACATTTCTGTATACAACTCATGTGATGATGGCGGTGTAGCTATATAAATTGCATTTACTTCTCTATCATTTATAAGTTCTGCAGCATCAGAATAATATTTTAACACGCCATGCCGTTGTGCAAAATCTTTTGCCTTATCAGCGTCACGCCGCATTACGGCAACCAATTTTGAATCGGGGACTTTATTAAATGCAGGCCCGCTTTTTACTTCGCAAACATCACCGCAACCGATAATGCCCCAATTAATTATTCCTGGTACAGCGTTCATAAATATTTAATGTCAATAAATCCTTTATTTATTTTTTCTCAACAAGGCTGTTGCACACCACAATACAG
This window contains:
- a CDS encoding 2-hydroxyhepta-2,4-diene-1,7-dioate isomerase: MRLYKTKNGIIIEKDAQFYFSNENPIAIGWENFINDDDVLQKAEQLISTLKPSDASLLNELLPPIGNNQELWACGVTYLRSKVGRQEESKASGGADFYAKVYEAERPEVFFKSTPHRIVGHNAFVRIRKDSTWDVPEPELTLVVTSSGKIIGYTIGNDMSSRSIEGENPLYLPQAKTYDECAALGPCIYITDKPLDSNTLIALEINRDNKKVFEGSIAINQIKRSLQELVSFVYRECSFPHGCLIMTGTGIVPGSDFTLKGGDEIKISIDNIGTLINTVR
- a CDS encoding SMP-30/gluconolactonase/LRE family protein, with the translated sequence MYIKTIFGLIFSIAVLSCNNNQQNEKSEQKFKPMGNIERLDAELDNIISKDAKIEIIADGFEWSEGPLWVEAHQMLLFSDVPMNTIYKWTEAKGKEVYLKPSGYTGIEPPVSKEPGSNGLTLDHYGKLVLCQHGDRRMARMDAPLDKPEAKFITLADKHDGKRFSSPNDAVYDFWGELYFTDPPYGLQTQDDNDSKKEIKHNGVYKIKQQGHSDDPGERGTVVLLTDSITRPNGLAFLPFGQKLIVSCSDPNKPNWYIWDVKGDSLINGKIFYSAAEEAKTMGGLPDGLKIDKNGNVFATGPGGIYIFNKEGKKLGMIKLENSASNCALSPDEKMLYVTNDMYVLRIKLRN
- a CDS encoding dihydroxy-acid dehydratase, yielding MSQKLRSHDWFGKKDKDGIIYRSWMKNQGMPTDLFDGRPVIGICNTFSELTPCNAHFREHAEMVKRGVLEAGGFPVEFPIMSLGETLLKPTAMLFRNLASMDAEESIRGNPIDGVVLLTGCDKTTPSTVMGAASVGLPTIVVPGGPMLNGRYKGQTIGSGTHVWKFDEDMKTGKMTQEDCEFAESCMSRSIGHCMTMGTASTMACMVESLGLTLSGASAIPAADSRKKQMAQLSGRRIVEMVKENLTIDKILTREAFENAIKVNAAIGGSSNFIIHLTAIAGRIGVSLKLEDFDTLGSKIPLLLNLMPSGKYLMEDFYYAGGLPVILNELKDHLHKNIVTVTGKNHHDNITGNTDCYNEDVIAKYDSPIKPEAGCVVVKGNLAFNGAVMKPSAATPALMKHKGRAVVFESIEDYNKRVDDPDLDIDENCVMVLKYVGPVGYPGMPEVGNMALPKKILQKGIKDMVRISDGRMSGTAYGTAVLHVSPESAIGGNLALVQNGDMIELDVEQRKLHLDVSDEELEKRRKNWIPPKPATDRGYVSMYIKHVMGADKGADLDFLQGSSGSVVTRDSH
- a CDS encoding Gfo/Idh/MocA family oxidoreductase; translation: MNAVPGIINWGIIGCGDVCEVKSGPAFNKVPDSKLVAVMRRDADKAKDFAQRHGVLKYYSDAAELINDREVNAIYIATPPSSHELYTEMSLKAGKPVYIEKPVSINSSSVERMMAMEKNYGGKVSVAHYRRGLSLFKTIKQLVQDGSIGKIKLILLKTLQPPASNIITQTKDNWRINPEISGGGLFHDLSPHQLDILYWIFGMPQHVNIQTANQGKNYNAPDLTMVHIAFDNDIYFDGVWNFNIAESATDDSCEIIGDKGSILFSFFKISKIELKTDAGTKVFELEYPVHIQQPHIATVVKFFRGETDNPCSLEEALVTMQIMDKAVLQL